From Aspergillus fumigatus Af293 chromosome 3, whole genome shotgun sequence, a single genomic window includes:
- a CDS encoding carboxymuconolactone decarboxylase family protein produces the protein MMTQTPEPALASQPATSHPLIHGIDIYNPDPVHERNAELLRAFPIDRNVFRLFARSSGLFPPILDTLNALLDGKTRTIQILDYQLVVLRMTGLVGAEYLFGINEPVSRVHGMGDERIEALRKGLKSEELFAMGIWSERQQCIITLVDESVATWTNTEETVAWAKTLMTDDEIVEVFIVLGFYSMIARITRGLRVQKDKPIPHLNQSIVEKITKNSNDLQSVNVEQRVE, from the coding sequence ATGATGACCCAAACACCGGAGCCTGCGCTGGCGAGTCAGCCGGCAACCTCCCACCCCCTGATCCACGGAATCGATATCTATAACCCGGATCCCGTGCATGAGCGGAATGCAGAGTTACTGAGGGCGTTTCCAATTGATCGCAACGTCTTTCGCCTGTTCGCGCGGTCCTCTGGTCTGTTCCCTCCGATCCTGGACACCCTCAATGCGCTATTAGACGGCAAAACACGCACGATCCAGATTCTTGACTACCAGCTGGTTGTTCTCCGCATGACTGGCCTCGTTGGGGCTGAATATCTGTTTGGCATCAATGAGCCCGTGTCGCGCGTCCACGGCATGGGCGACGAGAGGATCGAGGCGCTGCGGAAGGGGTTGAAATCGGAAGAGCTGTTCGCCATGGGGATCTGGTCGGAGCGACAGCAGTGTATCATCACTCTGGTGGACGAGTCGGTGGCCACCTGGACCAACACAGAGGAAACAGTCGCTTGGGCAAAGACTCTGATGACAGACGACGAGATCGTCGAGGTGTTCATCGTCTTGGGTTTCTATTCCATGATCGCTCGCATCACCCGCGGCCTCCGGGTCCAGAAAGACAAACCCATTCCCCATTTAAACCAGTCGATTGTGGAAAAGATCACCAAGAACAGCAATGATTTACAGTCAGTGAACGTCGAGCAGCGGGTAGAATAA
- a CDS encoding putative general amidase: MAQSSEPAYLEVARRKQAQLDSGIPTEWRLPAGLIPAGMFSPPIADTRSHAYPRVSVMDIPRRSSLLTPKELGITEDWDVRGLLAQMRQGTLSAEDVVRAFSKRAAIAHQVTRCLTEPLFPSAIQRAQQLDSILQRTGKPVGPLHGLPVSVKDCFRIKGVDSCIGLTALAFKPSTSHARLVTMLLSLGAVIIAKTNVSQGMAAPDSYNHVFGRTLNPLNHQLTVGGSSGGEAALVAMRGSMVGFGTDIGGSIRVPAMCTGLYGFKPSVGRIPFGGVVTGQPPGLGRVSLQGVAGPLARSVADLGTVLDAIVPIAERFGEDCIPAQWESESPVSERQTREFTVGVLRTDGLVTPLPPVARVLDEVAESLRRTPGVRVVDVPVPPGLSKCQGIAGRLMSADGGGSLLDLLQSTSEPLIPWLQKRIKRREALTLEQLVHLQEQRSDVEKELLGMWTVDGDCTRRIDAIITPVAPHPVPEIDRFNAIGYTASFVLLDYPAGTIPVRNLTESDLDSDQGMNSPELGSWDRVNRDLWQGQSVDRRVYLDSPLSIQVVTPKQHDYELFQAMEIIDRAIQSQKGAT; the protein is encoded by the exons ATGGCTCAATCGTCGGAGCCAGCATATCTGGAGGTTGCACGGCGCAAACAGGCTCAGCTGGACTCTGGCATCCCCACGGAATGGAGACTCCCAGCTGGTCTGATTCCCGCTGGTATGTTTTCTCCGCCAATAGCCGACACACGTAGCCACGCATACCCGAGAGTGAGCGTGATGGATATTCCACGAAGGTCCAGCCTGTTGACCCCAAAAGAGCTCGGCATCACCGAGGACTGGGACGTCCGGGGACTTTTGGCCCAGATGCGCCAGGGAACGCTAAGCGCGGAGGACGTCGTGAGAGCATTTTCCAAG CGAGCGGCCATCGCTCACCAAGTTACACGCTGTTTGACCGAGCCCCTATTTCCAAGCGCCATACAACGGGCCCAACAACTGGACAGCATTCTCCAGCGCACAGGGAAACCCGTTGGCCCCCTCCACGGACTGCCCGTCTCCGTCAAAGACTGTTTCCGAATCAAGGGCGTTGACTCATGCATCGGCCTGACTGCGCTGGCGTTCAAACCGTCAACCTCCCATGCGCGGCTGGTCACAATGCTCCTCTCACTAGGCGCCGTGATCATTGCCAAGACGAATGTATCGCAGGGCATGGCAGCCCCAGACAGCTACAACCACGTCTTCGGCCGCACGTTGAACCCGCTCAACCACCAGCTTACAGTGGGCGGCAGCTCCGGTGGCGAGGCAGCCCTCGTCGCGATGCGCGGGTCCATGGTTGGGTTTGGGACGGATATTGGAGGCAGCATCCGCGTGCCGGCGATGTGCACCGGCCTGTACGGATTCAAACCGAGTGTCGGCCGGATTCCATTCGGGGGAGTGGTGACCGGTCAGCCGCCCGGCCTCGGTCGGGTTTCGCTCCAGGGTGTTGCCGGGCCTCTGGCGCGGTCAGTGGCAGATTTGGGGACCGTCCTGGACGCGATTGTCCCCATAGCGGAGCGGTTTGGCGAGGATTGCATCCCTGCACAGTGGGAGAGCGAGTCGCCGGTGTCAGAGAGGCAGACACGAGAGTTTACCGTCGGGGTACTGAGAACGGACGGACTAGTCAcgcctcttcctcccgtTGCTCGAGTCCTGGATGAAGTGGCCGAGTCTCTCCGTCGGACTCCGGGTGTCCGAGTAGTTGACGTCCCAGTGCCACCAGGCTTGAGCAAATGTCAGGGGATCGCAGGGCGGCTGATGAGCGCTGATGGAGGGGGAAGCCTGCTAGATCTCCTTCAGAGCACCTCGGAGCCACTGATCCCGTGGCTACAGAAGAGAATCAAACGAAGGGAGGCATTAACCCTGGAGCAGCTGGTCCACTTACAAGAACAGAGATCTGATGTTGAGAAGGAGTTGCTCGGCATGTGGACAGTGGACGGGGATTGCACACGCCGCATCGATGCAATCATTACTCCCGTCGCCCCCCATCCGGTGCCTGAGATTGATCGGTTCAATGCTATCGGCTACACGGCCAGTTTTGTTCTTCTGGACTACCCGGCTGGGACGATCCCGGTTCGCAATCTCACGGAATCAGATCTCGACAGCGACCAGGGTATGAACTCGCCGGAACTGGGAAGCTGGGATAGAGTGAACCGCGATCTGT GGCAGGGGCAATCTGTCGACCGCCGCGTATATCTGGACTCGCCTTTGAGCATCCAGGTGGTCACGCCGAAACAACACGACTACGAACTGTTCCAAGCCATGGAAATCATCGATCGAGCCATTCAATCGCAGAAAGGAGCGACGTGA
- a CDS encoding putative MFS drug efflux transporter, protein MAADNQPAAGLASKDSNRSPTERELSEKAISTDSDPEAQRGGDSVPEDPKSPPREITGWKWFLVVLSIYSSQFLFALDNTIVANVQPVIVGHFNSVEKLPWISVAFLIGAAGTNLIWGKVFGQFNAKWTYILSVFVFEVGSAVCGAAPNMNALIIGRAICGVSGSGMYVGLMTLLAATTTIQERPLYVGGGGFIWGVGTVLGPIIGGAFTDSSAGWRWAFYINLCVGAVCAPVYLFLLPNKDPRPGVSLQERANTMDHIGGILTIGAMVTGVMAVSFGGVMYPWNSGRIIGLFCCSGALFILLGIQQVFTIYTSVAHRVVPVEFFKSRTVLILFAATAAGGTAIFVPVYMAPLYFQFTRGDSTLESGVRLLPFIILMIVAVMTNGALLSKFGLYMPWYLVGGVLVVIGAALMYTVGLTTSVAHVYGYTILIGVGVGFFAQASFSVAQATVAPELVPSAVGFISLAQITGITLALAIANAVFFNESVRSLKTILPGVDPGQIKDTISGTRSEFFQSLEPGVREQVLEALVDALSKSYILVMTAGALVAVLSLLMKREKLFLAPPGGS, encoded by the coding sequence ATGGCGGCCGACAACCAACCTGCAGCAGGCCTTGCGAGCAAGGACAGCAACCGCTCTCCCACAGAACGTGAGCTTTCAGAAAAGGCGATCTCGACGGACTCGGATCCTGAAGCACAGCGAGGAGGGGACTCGGTGCCAGAGGATCCCAAGTCCCCTCCGCGAGAGATCACCGGGTGGAAATGGTTCCTTGTCGTGTTGTCCATTTACAGCTCGCAAttcctcttcgccctcgACAACACCATTGTGGCCAACGTGCAACCCGTCATTGTGGGCCATTTCAACTCGGTCGAAAAGCTCCCATGGATCAGTGTCGCTTTCCTGATCGGCGCGGCGGGGACGAATCTGATCTGGGGCAAAGTCTTTGGTCAGTTCAACGCAAAATGGACCTACATCCTGTCGGTCTTTGTCTTTGAAGTGGGATCCGCCGTCTGCGGCGCTGCGCCCAACATGAACGCCCTGATCATTGGCCGTGCCATCTGTGGCGTGTCGGGATCGGGCATGTATGTCGGACTCATGACTCTCCTGGCGGCCACCACTACCATCCAGGAGCGACCGCTGTACGTGGGGGGAGGAGGCTTCATCTGGGGTGTCGGCACGGTCCTGGGCCCTATCATTGGCGGTGCGTTTACCGACTCATCAGCCGGCTGGCGGTGGGCGTTTTACATCAACCTGTGCGTCGGCGCCGTCTGTGCCCCCGTCTACCTCTTCCTGCTTCCCAACAAGGATCCCCGTCCGGGAGTCAGTCTGCAGGAGCGCGCCAACACCATGGACCATATCGGAGGTATCCTCACCATCGGCGCCATGGTGACCGGAGTGATGGCCGTGTCGTTCGGCGGTGTGATGTATCCATGGAACTCGGGCCGCATCATTGGTCTCTTCTGTTGCTCGGGAgccctcttcatcctgcTCGGCATACAGCAGGTCTTCACGATCTACACCAGCGTTGCCCACCGAGTGGTCCCCGTCGAGTTCTTCAAGAGCCGGACGGTGTTGATTCTCTTCGCCGCCACGGCCGCCGGAGGAACCGCCATTTTCGTCCCCGTGTACATGGCCCCGCTGTATTTCCAGTTCACCCGCGGCGACTCGACCCTGGAGTCCGGCGTCCGGTTGCTGCCGTTCATCATCCTGATGATCGTGGCTGTCATGACCAACGGCGCCCTCCTCTCCAAATTCGGCTTGTACATGCCGTGGTACCTGGTCGGAGGCGTTCTGGTGGTTATCGGCGCCGCCCTGATGTACACCGTCGGCCTCACCACCTCGGTGGCACATGTGTACGGCTATACCATCCTCATTGGGGTTGGCGTGGGTTTCTTTGCCCAAGCATCATTCTCCGTCGCGCAAGCCACCGTGGCCCCGGAGCTGGTTCCCTCTGCGGTCGGTTTTATCTCGCTGGCGCAGATTACGGGCATCACGCTGgccctcgccatcgccaacgcAGTGTTTTTCAACGAAAGCGTGAGGTCCTTGAAGACGATCCTACCGGGAGTGGATCCCGGCCAAATTAAGGATACAATCTCAGGCACCCGGTCGGAGTTTTTCCAGAGTCTGGAGCCAGGCGTCCGCGAGCAGGTACTGGAGGCGCTTGTGGACGCCCTCAGCAAGTCTTATATTCTGGTCATGACTGCTGGTGCGTTGGTGGCGGTGCTCAGCCTCTTGATGAAGCGTGAGAAGCTGTTCCTTGCTCCTCCCGGAGGGTCTTGA